One Carcharodon carcharias isolate sCarCar2 chromosome 22, sCarCar2.pri, whole genome shotgun sequence genomic window, ttcatagaatcacagagatttacagcatagaaacttGCCTTACAGCCCAATAGGTCTATGCTGGTGCTTTTATGTTCCACACACGCTTCCTCCCATCCTAATTCATCAAACTCCACTATGCCGTGGCATAATGATgggtaatccagatacccagggtaatgctctggggactccagttcaaaccccaccatggcagatggtggaatttgaattcaataggaatctggaattaaaagtccaatgatgaccatgaaaccattgtcgattgttgtaaaaacccatctggttcactaatgtcctttagggaaggaaatcttccttacttggtctgacctacatgtgactccagacccaaggcaatgtggttgactcttaaatgccctctgaacaagggcaattagggtgggcaataaatgctggccttgccactgacacccacaccccatgaatggataaaaaagaaTTTGacgggtaaagaagtttcttctgaaccCCCTACTGGATTGATTGGTGACTATCTTCCTAATTTTTGGCCTACTGTGCAGTACCTCCAAGTGTGATCATAGCTGATGTTTTACTTAGGAGGAAGAATAGTTCCAAGGATCGCTGACCATTGTAATATTGGTTAGACAGAGAGAAGAACATTAGGTTTTTGGTAGAATGAGAGGGAAAGGTTGGAAGCTGGAAATAGGAGAGGGATCGCCGGGCACCCCCGGGGTTACGCTGCGGCCTAGTTAGTGTTGTGACTCCAAGTGCTAGGCATCATCGTAGCCTGACAGGGCACATGCTCCCTCACAACCCCATTTGGTCTTCAAAACTGTGGGAATGTGCCCGGAGGGTGACACTTGCTGCCTTAGCTCGCGCATCCACCATGACAGGAAAACCATTGGGTGTGGAATGAAGATCCTACACTGAGTGGGGTGGATTCTCAGCCCTGCTGTACCCAGTAGTAACAACTGACATGATCCTGTGTACAGGACCTGACAGCAATCGGAGTGACAAAGCCCGGGCACAGAAAGAAGATTTCCACCGAGATTGGCAAACTGAGCATTCCAGAATGGCTTCCTGACTACAAACCGGTAGGTAATCTGCATGTACTAGCAACTGACCCTGCCCTTTCCCACTGTAGTTTGcattgagtttttttttgctgattTAGCTAATTTAGGAAGGGATCCGGCAGCTCCACTGTCTGAGGTTTGAGCAACTCATTAACCAGGAAtacctccctcacccacactgctTCTGTACTctatatcagagagtgtgacTCCCAATCCTATCTCCCAGAAAGGACCATATATAACTGTCTCTTGCAGCTCATGTGATCTTCAATATCCTGTTTTTAAACTTTGATAACCAGTCATTGGCTGTTAATGGGACTCTGTGTCTGTACCTTTAAATAGATAAGTAACTTCAGAGACTAGCTGTATTATCTGCACTACAAATTAAGAACGTCCAATGTGATTGGCTGAAATTCATTgctaaaatgtaattttttttcttgtttcttCTTGTGAAGTTGATGCTCATCAAGGTAATGGCTGTCAGCGCTGggaaatgagcaggttgtctaTCATggctcccagtgtcagctccaaatattcccaggacaggtacagcatgggttagatagagagtaaaactcccttgacactgtccccgtcaaacactcccaagacaggtacagtatgggttagatagagagtaaaactccctctacactatccccatcaaacactcccagggtaggtgcagcacagggttagatagagagtaaaagtccctctacactgttacCATCAAACACTATAGAGAATAACCCTCCCTCTACATTATCCcaccaggtcaggtacagcaaggCTAATCAccataacttgcatttatttagcatcttATCACATTTCTCAGGATATCTTAAAGCACTACAAGTTCAAACaggcactttttgaagtgtaattactgTTGTTTTGTCAGTTTGCTGTAGAGTACAACTCCCTTTGCACTAGATACATACAGCCCCCACCCTCACATGGGCACCCACCACTGCACAAATATGAGAATTTGCCATTTCCGCCTTGGGTGAAATCACCAATTGCAACCAAACTAAAAGACAATTTTATTTACACCTATGGATTCATAACTACTAAGAACTAAGTTGAGTCTTCACAGAGCAATCTCATGCAGGAACTTACTTTACCTTGCCTTTCTGAATTGGTTTGAACTTAGGTCTGAGAGTGTGAAAGGGTAGTGTCTGACCTACTGCACTGCCAAGTGACCCAGGGCATTCTCTCAAGAAGCATTTGATCACGTCTGACAGCCCCCCTAGCCCAAGGCAGAGCCATTCTCTCATGCTGTGGTCTGGAACTAAACCACATGAAGTAGGAAGATCCAGATTTAACCTGTTTGTGCCGAATTAACTGAGGTCAGCCAGGAGTGCGAcagttggaggcagttcagataaggttcataaagctgattcctgggatgaaggggttgtcttaagaggaaaagtTGAGGAGTTAGAGTcaatattcattggagtttagacaaATGacggtgaccttattgaaacatgtaagatcctgaggggccttgacagggtagatgtttcctctcatgggggaatctagaactagcgggcagtttcagaataaggggtttccttatttgagatggagatgaggaggaatttctcctcagggagttgttaatctttggaatgctgtactccagagagcagtggaggctggatcattggaCATATTCAAtactgagttggacagatttttgattgacaagggagccgaaggttatgggggacaggccggaaagtggagttaaagccacaattatatcagtcatgatcttattgggcagtggaccaggctcgaggggccaaatgggctactcctgctcctatttcttatgttcttagttcTGTATTTAAAAGCTCACACCCACTGAAACTGGCTTTGACACTGCACAAGCCCATTCCATGTAGCAGTGTTATCTAACAGTCGAAAGTGCTGGAATATGCCAAGAATCTTAGGGCTGTGCAGGGGAAAATCAGGCTGGGTACCCATTACCAAATCAGTATCCAGTGACCCCTTCTGGAAAGCTCACAATGGAGTGAGGGTTAAGTTTAGGGCTGTGATGCCTCCAGTAGTCAAACAGCCTGTTGCCACATGGGCACAGTCATAAAGAATGAGCAAGGTAGCAAACGGCACCCATGTCACTGCACCCCTGGAAGACAGGAGTCAGTTGCGGGAGAAGGGCTTTCCACAGATCTCAATGTACAGAGAGACGGGAAGTTCTTTAAAGTGTTTTGCTCACTTTTGTTGACTCTGTTTTGTAGGTGGATCTGTTTGAGTGGCTAAGCGCGATCGGCTTGCCTCAGTACCACAAGAAACTGGTGGATAATGGGTACGATAGCATCAGCTTCGTAAGTGAGATCACCTGGGAGGACCTGCAAGAAATTGGGATCACACAACTGGGTAAGAGTGACTTTCATCCTGCCGCTGTGTGGCCTGTGCTGCTTCTGGACCTCCATTTGAGAGATCAATTGGATTACACTAATACCCTAAAGCATTCTCCCCGGGCTAGGAAGGGTAAAACCTTCCATGTTTCCTCCTACAAAGTGCACGTGCACAGGATGAGGATCACATCTGATGCTCCCTgtagagtctagaaccaggggccacagtctcaggatacagggcaggccatataggactgagatgaggaaacatttcttcactcagaggatggtgaacctgtggaattctctaccacagaagtctgtggaggccgggtcactgaatatattcaagaaagaaattgataagcttttagatattaggggcatcaaggggtatggagagaaagcggtaAAATGGcattgagacagaggatcagccatgatcataatgaatggcggagcaggctcgaagggccgaatggcctaaccctgctcctagtttctatgcttcCCCATGCTCACAGTCTATGCTGACATGTAATGATCATCTGGCTGAGGTTCAGAGGTTGACTGCAGTCTGTGGGGGAACGTAACCCTGCTTTATTtttatcagcagcttcaggaaggGCAGGGAAGAAAGCCGGGAGTTCAGAGTCTTTGTTTGAATGACTGGTTTGTGTTTCTGCAGGACATCAGAAGAAGATGATGATTGCCGTGAAGAAGCTTGTGGATGTGCAGAAGGCTCTAAATCAGGCGGAAGTGGAGGCCAAGACCGCGACGCTTAGGCGCAAGACGCCCAACGCGCTGGAGATTGTCACCATCGAGCCCTCGCAAGGTGAGAACGGAGAATGCCAGTCTCCTCAAACGCCAAAGATGCTAACCTTCCAGGATAGTGAGCTGAGCCATGAGCTGCAATCTGCCATGTCCAACCCTTGCTACAATTGCCAGGAAAGCCTCGTGATGAAGCAGGTTGGGGCCATCTCCCggagccaggagagcattggcaTCCGATCCCGAGGATCTGGCCACTCCCAGGAGAATGTGCTCGGGAAGACCAAGATGGACAGCAAGTCCCAAGAAAGCCTTGGCAGCGGAGATGggagcagcagcagtgacagcaGTGGCAGGACCACATTGCTCCCCTACTTGAGAGATGCTGCGCCAGTTCATATTGTTGGGCCACACCAGGAAAATGCAAACGGTTTGGGGCACAGCGTTGGAGGCAGTCCAAGTAAGGAGAGAAATGGGCCTGATGGGCGAGACCATTACCAAAGGCCTGTGCTACAGAAGGGTACTCCTGTGTCGAACCCGATGAAGACACTGCCTTCTCAATATCCACTTCCTCCGTCACCAAACTTCACCCCACCTCATACTCCAAGTAAAGGGAAGACAGTCCAAGCCTTTGTGTACCCACAGCTGCCCGTCAAAGGCAAACCATTTTGCTCAACACTGGAACCCTCCAAGCAGCAAAGCTCAAAGCCCATGACCCACATGCCAGGGAACCAAGGCTTTGTCTACCTCCACTCACATTGCAGCATCACCAACGGAGCTGTGCCAGATGATGGACCTCGCCTGAACCCTGTGGTGCTGCCAGGCGCTGTGCCAATTATCCGCTGTCCAGTGCCCGGCAAGGAGCTAAACGGAGACGTTTTCAGGCCAAAGAAGCGCTCACAGAGCTTGAACCGCTACGCCATGTCAGACGGCGAGCCAGAGGAGGAAGACACAGGCACTGGGGCCGTCAGCTCATACGCCACCCTCACTCGGCGCCCAGGGCGCAACCAGGTCTCTAAGGGCCAGTGGCCAACAGACAAAAACGTCAACCGCAGCCAGTCATTTGCCATTCGGGGGAAGAGAAAAgggccccccccacctccacccaagcGCCTGAGCTCCGTGTCCAACTGCCAGGGGCAGGAGGCTGAGCAAGAGCCAACCTCCAGCTCAGCCACCGTCCCCCAGAATGCGCCTGACCTGGTAGACGGGCTGCCCGTGCAACAGGAACCTAGTGAAGGAGCGGCGAGCAATGGCACCGGAAGCGTGAGGAGCATTGCTGCCAAGTTGGAAATGTCCAGCAACCCCGGAGGCCAAGCCAAACCTCTGACCCCACCGAAACCTTCCAAAGTGGAGAAGAGGGAGAACCAAGAGGCTGTTCCCAAGAACCCCGAACATTGTGGAGCTAGCTCCGTACCAACCAAGGCAGTGGTTAGACCGCTAGAAAAAGCGAGAGACTCTGCTAACCGGCGACGCACTTTGAGTGAGCCGGGAGTCAGCTTAGAGACAGACGCAGTTGCTGAAGCTTTCAAACCTGATGGGGAGGAGACAAAGTCGGACGCTGAGGATGAGGCCAAAGTTGGCAGAGGTGATCTCGAGGCCTCCTCGTCCTCTCAGAATAGTTCCAGTGAGTGCATCCCTTTTGCGGAGGAGGGGATTTTAACCATAAAGCAACGGCCAAAACCAAACAGCGTGATCAGAGGGGATGTAAATGTGGGCTCTGCGGACATGGGCACTGGCTCTGCAGCTATCAACGGAGTAACCGGGATGTCCGAAGACTGTGGTGAGGAAAGACAGGGCCACAATGTACAACTGGGCAATGGGAGACCTGCAGAGATCGGCCCAGCTCCTAAACCACCAGAGCTCCCTGAATTTAACCTGACAGAGTCTGACACAGTCAAACGAAGGCCAAAGCCCAAAGAGAAGGAGCTATTGCAAGCTTCAGTCGCTACCCCACAGCACCATGTTCTGATGCAAGGACCTCGATACGCGGAGGCTCAGGCTGTGCATATTGTGGACTCCAGGCCTCAGGTGGGCCCTCACGTGAAAAGTGACATGGACGATGATGCCTGCGTCGAGTTCAGGATTGCTGAAATTGAGAGGAGTCTCCAGTCTTTAGAGAAAGGGACTAAAAAGACACTgaaacctcctctctctcccaaaccagCTCTTGCCTATCTCCAACAGACACCTAAACAGACAGGATCAGTGCCCATTTCCACCAGGCCTTCTCTTACCAGGGGACCAGCCACAGGTAACAGCATCACAGGATGTCTAATATGGGGAGAGTGTAATCCTTGTGCCTGGGCACAACTCTAGCTTAGACTGATGGAATAAGATTCTCTACTTAGCTCCACAGTGACTCAGTGGATAGGCACCCTCTATAGTGCTGAGTCATTACAGACCCAAAGGCTCCATGGCTGAGACCAAACTCAGCTGAGTCTCAattggagcaaaaccagcagcctcGGTGCCACTCGGCTGGTTGGGCAAACTTCAGATGTGTGAACATAAGGTAAAGTCAGTCAGGCTGagctgtgctcccttccacagtcTAATAGCCAGCTGACACTCATTGCCTGAACTTCCACATGATGAAGACTACTTCAATTCCCACTCTGGAGACTCAAGCATCTAGGCTGAcattgcagtgcagtactgagggagtgcttcactgccggAGGAGgcatctttcagatgaagcatTAAACCAGGCCCTACCtgacctctcaggtggatgtaaaagatcccatagtgctattttgagggagagagggaagttctccctggtgtcctgacccttAACTGACACCCTTATAACTAACACCCTTATAACTGACACCCTTATAACAGAACTGGTCAGACATATGGTGTTTGTGAGATCTTACTGGGTGCAAATTGGTGACTACTTCTGCCTGCATGACCAAAGTAACTACATGTTTAAAAGTGTTTCATCTTTTGTGTGGGAGATCAATGAAAGGTGCTTTCTTAAACTagccgtttggtagtacagaacttgagtattgctgagaaaagagacatgacaaagtttttcgtcttgcactcatcaggacactttgcaggAATAATAATATAAaggttttccccttatattagtattcttgcaaagtgtcctgatgagtgtaagatgaaaagctttgacatgtctcttttcttaGCAATACTTTCTTAAACTGTTCCTCTGACTTTGATCTTGCAAAGTAGGTTGTTCgttgtttcattttgcccttTCTTTTCAGAATTCTGCCAAAATCAGCTTGCCTTCTCCTCACCGCCTGTCTCCCCAAAGTCTACACTGGCACGAGGGCTGCCATTTGCCAGTCCCAAAGCTAGCAGACCTCCGCAGGGTGGTAGCCTTGCCaccacaacagcaggaaccccATGCCCTGCGCAGCAGCCAGGGCCTGCACTTGCCTCTGTGCCCATGGGTCCTCTGGCCAGGAAAGCAGGGCTGACAGGAGGAGCGCTCACAAAGTCTGCAGTGGAGGCCCCACAGGCAGCCCTGGCTCATCAGCGACTGGAACGCACCAGCACCTCGCTGGAGGCAGCTCTTCATGCCGTGGAGCAGAAACTGACCCAAGAAGACAATGGCAATGATGTGTAAGTAACCATTAGCAGCAAGCATTGCATCTCTACCTGGTAGTGAAGCAGTTATGTTACTGGATGAGTAACCTACACTGAGAATAGAAAGTAGGGAGAAAGAGCATATCGATAAATAAGCCAATCCCAGGGAAGTAGTTAATGTGCTGAACGACCTGCAAACTCATTAACAGAAAAACAAGAGATTGTCACTGAGAAAGAAGGGCAAAAGTAATTTGTTCAGGGGGTGAAAAGAGAGAAATCAATACAAAGAAAAAGGTGATGgaatcaggccattcggcccagctgctctgtgccagtgtttatcttccatttgagcctcctcctatccttcttcatctcaccctatcagtgtATGCTTCTAACCATTGCTCCAACTTatttatttatccaatttcccctTGAAGGCACCTATAATATTCACCTCAATcgctccttgtggtagcaagttcaattctaaccactctctgcattaagaggtttctcctgaatttcctatcaGGTTTATCAagaactatcttatatttatggctcctAATTTTGGgcaccccacaagtggaaacatcttgcTTACCTCTACCCTAAGTTCTCTCTCCCAGTCTAAGATTCCTGTTTGTCTTTCAGACTTTGATCCCACTGAAGGTTGCTCACCTGGAATACTGTAGCCTGCCTTGACTCTTTCCTGAtgctgaatgactctctgtgtATTTCCCAGCATGCTTCATTAGAACCTGAGGGatttgagcaggagtaggccattcagctcctcgagcttgCTCCATTTCAGTCCAATCACGGCTGATCTCCTGTCTCAGCTGCAcattctcacccccctccccacattcTTTGAATCCCCACgagtcaaaaatctatcaatctcagtcttgaatatattcaataatagAGCATCCATAACCCCTGGGATAgataatttcaaagattcaccactctctgagtgaagaaatttctcctcatctcagtcctaaatgatcacccccttatcctgagtctgtgTTAGATTCTTCAGCCCAGGGGAACATCCTCTCAGTGTtgatcctgtcaagccccttcagattcTTTCATGTCTCAAAGAcatcacctcttgttcttctaaactccagagagtatatgggcaatttactcagcctctcataggacaacccgctcatcctgaaccttcgctgtaccacctccagGGCTTGTCTATTCTTCCTTAATTATGGAgcccaaaattgcacacactactccagatgcggtctcatcaaagccctgtaagacttccttattcttgacCTCTACTCCCCTTGCATTAAAGTCCAACATACTATTTCCCTTCCTAATGGctagctgtacctgcatgttaactctcTGTAGCTGCAAGTTAGCTCTGAGTTCCTTGTATGAATACAGTCAAgtgtctctgaacatcaacatttacaagtttctggccttttaaaaataatctgcttttctattcttatgaccaaaatgAATCACGTGAATCACACACTTACCCAAATTATATTCCATTGGCCAACTTGTTGCCcatttaacctgtctgtatctgtttgcagcctctttatgtcctcctcacatctTAATTCCCACCAACggtggatacattactctcttggtctctttgtctaagacattaataaagattgtaaatgttgaggccccagcattgttTATATAAGTATCTGATCCTCTCTTGTtgctttttccttttcttttattcCCCCAACCCAGCTCCATTTCCGTGAAGTCTGCCGGCAACATTTTGGACGATATTGGGAGCATGTTCGATGACCTCGCTGACCAGCTGGATGCCATGTTGGAATGAACCCCTGGGCCGTAGTTAAAGCCCTGCAGCAAAATGCTGACATTGTCCCTTTTGACCCCGATGGGAATGACACCAGTGTAAAGTTCCATGCCACAGGTCACCCACAGTGTCTGGAGAAAGCTCACGGGCATCCCATGTCGTAAAAGACTGTGGCAGAAGCAGGTTATTGAATCGATTGACATGTGCTGCATCTTATTTTATATGGATGGGCGGCTTTAAATGCTGCACCCCATGATAAAGTTTAGGCAGAAACTGCTGCTAGTATGAGGTGGCTGGCAGCTTTTGAACCCTGCGAGAACTAACCACAGAACCTAAGAAAGACTGAATTTTATCACATTATTTTTTAAACACATGTATATATTTCCCCTCCTGTCAGCTTCTGCTGATGCTGCAAAAGCACTTAAACGAGTTAAAGCACAAATTTTTAACCTGGGAACCCCCAGTGAAGAGAAGATTCAATCTCAGTCATGCTAGGCAAAGATCTTCAATCCACCATCCCTAAAGAGCTGCAATTGCACTTGAAACACAGGCGACCACATTGATTCAGCTCCCACAGCGCTGGAGCCAGTTCATCTTCCGATATTAGCGGGCGATTTGGACACGTAGGCATTCCAAGCAAATCAATTACAACTTGGCACTTTCCTTAAAGTGAACCTGACTTCCTGGAACTGTGTTCCTCAAGATGTTCCACCGAGTAAAATCTACTCTCTCAAGCTTAATACTAAAACGTCGACTTTTTAAAAGCCCGGGGAGTTTTGTTGCTCCAGGGAGTGGAGGATGTGATCGCAGCTTGGATATTTTGGAGCAGCTTTACACTTTTATTCAGAGCATAACTAATGCTGCAGAAAGGTCTGAGCAACTCACCTGCAGCTGTGGCTAAACTCATTAAACTCATGCCAGCTGGAAAGAGCACAGCATGATTTCTGGCCACGCCCTTGTGAAGCATCTTTGGGACAATTTTACAATagttaaggtgctatataaatgcaagttgttgttgtgaacCAAGGCAGACATATTGCAGAGGATGTAAACTTGTGTCTTGTTTGTACTGAGCTCTGGCACAGAGTCCAGTCTTAGAAGTTCAGTTTGAGGCCCCTGCCACCCACCAAGGTGGGAGAGGGATTGTCAGTCTTCACGTGCACATTGcccctgccatttcctgattaCACACAGTCAGGGCAGTCAAAGCCTTCTGACCCTCAGTGTTGAGGCAGGAGTTCATTCCTCATGGGTTTGTGGTGATATGTGTTTGCCAACTGACAATGGGATGTATAcatacctcacccccaccctgtgTTGTGGATTGACAGGGAGATGTGTGCGCTCTGGCACCAGACCAACTGTGAATGTCACTGTAACACCAACACTCTGAGGAGCAGGTCCTGTCACCACATATTGACCAATCAGCACAGGGTTCTGACATGagacatttaaaacagaaaaggaGGACACAAAATCTTCTGCAACCTCGTTGAGGGATACCAGTTTGAAGAATGTCATAGTGTTGGTTGGGTACACCAAATCATTCCCAGTGAATCACTGTTCTCGGACATTCCGTTGGACTTTACAGTCAGCAGCTGCCATTAAC contains:
- the LOC121293715 gene encoding caskin-2-like isoform X4; the protein is MGKEQELFQAVKNGDMSSAQKLLTKIKASKSKLLGSTKRLNVNYQDSDGFSALHHAALSGSTDLISLLLEAQALVDIKDSNGMRPLHYAAWQGKLEPVRLLLRAGAVVNVASQDGQIPLHLAAQYGHYDVSEMLLQHQSNPCIINKAKKTPLDLACEFGRLKVAQLLLNSNMCVALLEGQSKDSTDNNFTTPLHLAAKNGHKDIIRLLIKAGIDANKVAKTGTALHEAALCGKTEVVRLLLDAGIDVNIRNTYNQTALDIVNQFTTSQASKEIKQLLREASGILQVRALKDYWNIHDPTSLNIRAGDVIMVLEQHADGRWKGHIHDSQKGTDRVGYFPPSIVEVISRRSGTLTRHASVPPHQRQGFLKTHQSTLTSSQTDDAYQLYQQMYSQTLPAHRTFNNPGFSRSNHNTDSSENSTAGDRNSVGSTGSVGSTRSAGSGQSTESGNGQTATTGLENGKAVPPGGDQAHQQVCKGTETLGKQLDQPAGMLRHQTFSSYMSGEQGYSQQFIHPDQLLEGKVRLKDAEAIFNWLSEFQLQHYTANFINAGYDVPTISRMTPEDLTAIGVTKPGHRKKISTEIGKLSIPEWLPDYKPVDLFEWLSAIGLPQYHKKLVDNGYDSISFVSEITWEDLQEIGITQLGHQKKMMIAVKKLVDVQKALNQAEVEAKTATLRRKTPNALEIVTIEPSQGENGECQSPQTPKMLTFQDSELSHELQSAMSNPCYNCQESLVMKQVGAISRSQESIGIRSRGSGHSQENVLGKTKMDSKSQESLGSGDGSSSSDSSGRTTLLPYLRDAAPVHIVGPHQENANGLGHSVGGSPSKERNGPDGRDHYQRPVLQKGTPVSNPMKTLPSQYPLPPSPNFTPPHTPSKGKTVQAFVYPQLPVKGKPFCSTLEPSKQQSSKPMTHMPGNQGFVYLHSHCSITNGAVPDDGPRLNPVVLPGAVPIIRCPVPGKELNGDVFRPKKRSQSLNRYAMSDGEPEEEDTGTGAVSSYATLTRRPGRNQVSKGQWPTDKNVNRSQSFAIRGKRKGPPPPPPKRLSSVSNCQGQEAEQEPTSSSATVPQNAPDLVDGLPVQQEPSEGAASNGTGSVRSIAAKLEMSSNPGGQAKPLTPPKPSKVEKRENQEAVPKNPEHCGASSVPTKAVVRPLEKARDSANRRRTLSEPGVSLETDAVAEAFKPDGEETKSDAEDEAKVGRGDLEASSSSQNSSSECIPFAEEGILTIKQRPKPNSVIRGDVNVGSADMGTGSAAINGVTGMSEDCGEERQGHNVQLGNGRPAEIGPAPKPPELPEFNLTESDTVKRRPKPKEKELLQASVATPQHHVLMQGPRYAEAQAVHIVDSRPQVGPHVKSDMDDDACVEFRIAEIERSLQSLEKGTKKTLKPPLSPKPALAYLQQTPKQTGSVPISTRPSLTRGPATEFCQNQLAFSSPPVSPKSTLARGLPFASPKASRPPQGGSLATTTAGTPCPAQQPGPALASVPMGPLARKAGLTGGALTKSAVEAPQAALAHQRLERTSTSLEAALHAVEQKLTQEDNGNDVSISVKSAGNILDDIGSMFDDLADQLDAMLE
- the LOC121293715 gene encoding caskin-2-like isoform X2 — its product is MGKEQELFQAVKNGDMSSAQKLLTKIKASKSKLLGSTKRLNVNYQDSDGFSALHHAALSGSTDLISLLLEAQALVDIKDSNGMRPLHYAAWQGKLEPVRLLLRAGAVVNVASQDGQIPLHLAAQYGHYDVSEMLLQHQSNPCIINKAKKTPLDLACEFGRLKVAQLLLNSNMCVALLEGQSKDSTDNNFTTPLHLAAKNGHKDIIRLLIKAGIDANKVAKTGTALHEAALCGKTEVVRLLLDAGIDVNIRNTYNQTALDIVNQFTTSQASKEIKQLLREASGILQVRALKDYWNIHDPTSLNIRAGDVIMVLEQHADGRWKGHIHDSQKGTDRVGYFPPSIVEVISRRSGTLTRHASVPPHQRQGFLKTHQSTLTSSQTDDAYQLYQQMYSQTLPAHRTFNNPGFSRSNHNTDSSENSTGKGMDRIYPTVLLSTSAEDIWVLRQPDPAGDRNSVGSTGSVGSTRSAGSGQSTESGNGQTATTGLENGKAVPPGGDQAHQQVCKGTETLGKQLDQPAGMLRHQTFSSYMSGEQGYSQQFIHPDQLLEGKDAEAIFNWLSEFQLQHYTANFINAGYDVPTISRMTPEDLTAIGVTKPGHRKKISTEIGKLSIPEWLPDYKPVDLFEWLSAIGLPQYHKKLVDNGYDSISFVSEITWEDLQEIGITQLGHQKKMMIAVKKLVDVQKALNQAEVEAKTATLRRKTPNALEIVTIEPSQGENGECQSPQTPKMLTFQDSELSHELQSAMSNPCYNCQESLVMKQVGAISRSQESIGIRSRGSGHSQENVLGKTKMDSKSQESLGSGDGSSSSDSSGRTTLLPYLRDAAPVHIVGPHQENANGLGHSVGGSPSKERNGPDGRDHYQRPVLQKGTPVSNPMKTLPSQYPLPPSPNFTPPHTPSKGKTVQAFVYPQLPVKGKPFCSTLEPSKQQSSKPMTHMPGNQGFVYLHSHCSITNGAVPDDGPRLNPVVLPGAVPIIRCPVPGKELNGDVFRPKKRSQSLNRYAMSDGEPEEEDTGTGAVSSYATLTRRPGRNQVSKGQWPTDKNVNRSQSFAIRGKRKGPPPPPPKRLSSVSNCQGQEAEQEPTSSSATVPQNAPDLVDGLPVQQEPSEGAASNGTGSVRSIAAKLEMSSNPGGQAKPLTPPKPSKVEKRENQEAVPKNPEHCGASSVPTKAVVRPLEKARDSANRRRTLSEPGVSLETDAVAEAFKPDGEETKSDAEDEAKVGRGDLEASSSSQNSSSECIPFAEEGILTIKQRPKPNSVIRGDVNVGSADMGTGSAAINGVTGMSEDCGEERQGHNVQLGNGRPAEIGPAPKPPELPEFNLTESDTVKRRPKPKEKELLQASVATPQHHVLMQGPRYAEAQAVHIVDSRPQVGPHVKSDMDDDACVEFRIAEIERSLQSLEKGTKKTLKPPLSPKPALAYLQQTPKQTGSVPISTRPSLTRGPATEFCQNQLAFSSPPVSPKSTLARGLPFASPKASRPPQGGSLATTTAGTPCPAQQPGPALASVPMGPLARKAGLTGGALTKSAVEAPQAALAHQRLERTSTSLEAALHAVEQKLTQEDNGNDVSISVKSAGNILDDIGSMFDDLADQLDAMLE